A stretch of the Neofelis nebulosa isolate mNeoNeb1 chromosome 1, mNeoNeb1.pri, whole genome shotgun sequence genome encodes the following:
- the LOC131517248 gene encoding olfactory receptor 1D2-like, which yields MSRGKENGTGVTEFLLLGLTGDQEQQRILFWLFLCTYLVTVAGNTLIILAIGSDPRLHTPMYFFLTNLSFVDICFTTNLIPKLLVNHIAGTWTISYPHCLTQMYFLISFANLDTFLLAVMALDRYVAICKPLQYYAIITPQLCRGLTALMWTCSGLISLVHTLLMNRLTFCSCAREISHFYCDAYLLMKIACSDTRVNRHVFLGAVVLFVAPSALIVVSYMCIAAAVLRIPSTPGRRKAFSTCSSHLSVVIVFYGTILGVYIRPPNSFSAQDTVATIMYTVVTPMLNPFIYSLRNQDMKKAMGSLFSRSSKSS from the coding sequence ATGTCCAGGGGGAAGGAGAATGGGACAGGAGTCACCGAGTTCCTCCTGCTTGGCCTCACTGGTGACCAAGAGCAGCAGCGAATCCTCTTCTGGCTCTTCCTGTGTACATACTTGGTCACTGTGGCTGGGAACACACTCATCATCCTGGCCATCGGCTCCGATCCCCGCCtgcacacccccatgtacttcttccttaccaatctcTCCTTTGTTGACATCTGCTTCACCACCAACCTAATCCCCAAGCTGTTGGTCAACCACATAGCAGGAACATGGACAATCTCTTACCCCCATTGCCTGACCCAGATGTACTTCCTCATCTCCTTTGCCAACCTGGACACCTTTCTGCTGGCTGTCATGGCCCTGGACCGTTacgtggccatctgcaagccccTGCAGTACTACGCCATCATCACCCCCCAGCTCTGTCGGGGATTGACCGCACTCATGTGGACGTGCTCTGGCCTCATCTCCCTAGTCCACACGCTCCTCATGAACAGACTGACATTCTGCTCCTGTGCCCGCGAGATCTCACACTTCTACTGCGACGCCTACCTGCTGATGAAGATCGCCTGCTCAGACACGCGTGTCAATCGGCACGTGTTCCTAGGTGCTGTGGTCCTGTTTGTGGCCCCCTCTGCACTCATTGTGGTCTCCTACATGTGCATAGCTGCAGCTGTCCTCCGGATTCCCTCCACCCCAGGAAGGCGCAAGGCATTTTCCACATGCAGCTCCCATCTGTCTGTGGTCATCGTTTTCTATGGAACTATCCTGGGGGTATATATTCGACCCCCCAACTCCTTCTCAGCTCAGGACACGGTAGCAACCATCATGTACACAGTGGTGACCCCTATGCTAAACCCCTTtatctacagcctgaggaaccAAGACATGAAGAAGGCTATGGGAAGTCTCTTCAGCAGGAGCTCAAAATCTTCTTAG